A part of Acidobacteriota bacterium genomic DNA contains:
- the nirD gene encoding nitrite reductase small subunit NirD: MSSGQEKSYRKVAAVAEIALGTGIKVTIDDDDIALFNRGGEFYAISDLCPHRGAPLSEGFLEQDKVFCPLHCFDFNLKSGECGVAQHLTVATYPTKVEDGDVFILY, encoded by the coding sequence ATGAGTTCAGGTCAGGAAAAAAGCTATCGAAAAGTCGCTGCTGTCGCGGAGATTGCTTTGGGAACCGGCATCAAAGTGACCATTGATGACGATGATATTGCGCTGTTCAACCGGGGCGGAGAGTTTTACGCCATCAGCGATCTTTGCCCGCATCGCGGCGCTCCGCTCAGCGAAGGCTTCCTGGAACAAGACAAGGTGTTTTGCCCGCTGCATTGTTTCGATTTCAATTTGAAATCCGGCGAATGTGGCGTTGCTCAGCACCTGACCGTTGCAACCTATCCGACCAAAGTCGAAGACGGCGACGTTTTTATTCTTTATTGA
- a CDS encoding sigma-54-dependent Fis family transcriptional regulator, with the protein MAHSILIVDDEAGIRQSLGGVLEDEGFNVSSVSSGEECLRAFEKRIYACVLLDVWLPGMDGLQTLERLKATYPDVSVVMISGHGRIETAVRATKLGAYDFIEKPLSLEKTVLAVKNAIRQRELEAANSELKEKLERSYVMIGDSVPMRALRQQIEFAAPTSGRVLIYGESGTGKELVARAVHSRSSRASRAFIEVNCAAIPEELIESELFGHIKGAFTGATQAKRGKFERADEGTLFLDEIGDMSFKTQSKVLRALEEQRFEPVGSETSINVDVRVIAATNKRLEAEIERGMFRADLFYRLNVIPFEIPPLRERLEDVPLLVEHFNCEFSLANRKPPKAFSSSAIERMQAYHWPGNVRELRNTVERVIIMHSRPEITADDLPILSGEAPPASSYNFDSYREASETYEREYILRKLAEAEGNITRTAELMGIDRSHLYRRMKALDINRS; encoded by the coding sequence ATGGCTCACTCAATTCTCATTGTGGATGACGAAGCAGGCATTCGCCAATCGCTGGGCGGCGTGTTGGAAGACGAAGGTTTCAATGTTTCCTCCGTCAGCAGCGGCGAAGAATGTTTGCGCGCATTTGAAAAACGCATCTACGCCTGCGTGTTGCTGGACGTGTGGTTGCCGGGAATGGATGGGCTGCAAACGCTGGAGCGATTGAAAGCGACTTACCCGGACGTCAGCGTCGTCATGATTTCCGGCCACGGACGTATCGAAACTGCCGTGCGGGCGACGAAACTTGGCGCGTACGATTTCATCGAAAAACCGCTCTCGCTGGAAAAAACCGTGCTGGCTGTCAAAAACGCCATTCGCCAGCGCGAACTCGAAGCCGCCAATTCCGAATTGAAGGAAAAGTTGGAACGCAGCTACGTAATGATCGGCGATTCAGTGCCGATGCGCGCGTTGCGGCAGCAAATTGAATTTGCCGCGCCCACCAGCGGACGCGTGCTGATTTACGGTGAATCGGGAACGGGAAAGGAACTGGTAGCGCGCGCCGTGCATTCGCGCAGTTCGCGCGCCTCGCGCGCGTTCATTGAAGTCAATTGCGCCGCCATCCCCGAAGAGTTGATCGAATCGGAACTTTTCGGCCACATCAAAGGCGCGTTTACCGGAGCCACACAAGCCAAACGCGGCAAGTTCGAGCGCGCCGACGAAGGCACGCTCTTTTTGGATGAAATCGGCGACATGAGTTTCAAAACACAATCAAAAGTGCTGCGCGCCCTGGAAGAACAGCGCTTTGAACCCGTTGGGTCGGAAACTTCGATCAACGTGGATGTGCGCGTCATTGCCGCGACCAACAAACGTTTGGAAGCGGAGATCGAACGGGGAATGTTTCGCGCCGATTTGTTTTACCGCTTGAATGTCATTCCCTTTGAAATTCCGCCGCTGCGCGAACGGTTGGAAGACGTGCCGCTGCTGGTGGAACATTTCAATTGCGAATTTTCCCTGGCAAACCGCAAGCCGCCGAAAGCGTTCAGTTCGTCCGCCATCGAACGGATGCAGGCCTATCACTGGCCGGGCAATGTTCGCGAACTGCGCAACACGGTCGAACGCGTCATCATCATGCATTCGCGACCGGAAATTACCGCCGACGATTTGCCGATCCTGAGCGGCGAAGCTCCGCCCGCATCCAGTTACAACTTTGATTCCTACCGCGAAGCATCGGAAACCTACGAACGCGAATACATCCTGCGCAAACTGGCCGAAGCTGAAGGCAACATCACGCGCACCGCTGAATTGATGGGCATTGATCGCAGCCATTTGTACCGCCGCATGAAAGCCCTGGACATCAATCGCTCCTAA
- the efp gene encoding elongation factor P, translating into MGIQATQIRKGMVILHNGVPHRIVEFHHHTPGNLRAMVQAKMRNLKTGTTTENRFRSTEDVERVILDDHEMTYLYNDGATYYFMNTETYEQIELSAEDLGDMAGYLLPETVINVQFYEGSPIGIDIPAVVELTVVETEPEVKGATVSNVGKPAKLDTGITIQVPAFIKEGDKIRVDTNEGRYMERAK; encoded by the coding sequence ATGGGCATTCAAGCAACACAAATTCGCAAAGGCATGGTCATTCTGCATAACGGCGTGCCGCATCGCATCGTTGAATTTCACCACCACACCCCCGGCAATTTGCGCGCGATGGTTCAGGCAAAAATGCGGAACCTGAAAACCGGCACGACAACGGAAAACCGATTTCGTTCCACCGAAGACGTTGAGCGCGTGATTCTGGACGACCACGAAATGACGTATCTCTACAATGACGGCGCGACGTATTACTTCATGAACACCGAAACCTACGAACAGATTGAACTCAGCGCCGAAGATCTGGGCGATATGGCCGGGTACCTGCTGCCGGAAACCGTCATCAACGTCCAGTTTTACGAAGGCTCGCCCATCGGCATTGATATCCCAGCCGTGGTTGAACTGACGGTTGTTGAAACCGAACCGGAAGTGAAAGGCGCAACGGTCAGCAACGTCGGCAAACCGGCAAAGCTCGATACCGGCATCACCATTCAAGTTCCAGCGTTCATTAAAGAAGGCGACAAAATTCGTGTGGACACCAACGAAGGCCGATACATGGAACGCGCAAAATAA
- a CDS encoding shikimate dehydrogenase produces the protein MQGFGYNAAAQKHTTGRDPKIEVTKPLTQFICVPITETNPDAFLAATREAAQSADMVELRLDYLSDEHRQTVIDRLPALIAEVAGINLLLTFRPREQGGKCDLSLQDRQMFWRTLPLEVTGAIRFADFEFDLVESLGQHSPIPWEKVICSWHHFAETPGDLLARYDRMAATPAAAVKIATMANKIGDCLRTFELIDYANGKKPVIALGMSLAGLATRVLSLSRGAMLTFGSLRHGTESAAGQPTIADLRDLYRIKQLNRDTEIFGIIGNPVGHSRSPLMHNSALEQLRRNGVYLPFEVEDAGRFLQDFVRPATKKIDWRLRGLSVTIPHKLAVMPFLDHIDATAKAIGAVNTIVVESDELHGYNTDVIGAMKPLEELTELQGARVAVIGAGGSARAICYGLNQRGADVTIFARNLQKAQTLADELNTKLVGIETFSGDADIVINCTPIGMLHHGEGQSPLRAESLAGVKLVYDLIYTPEETVLLRDAKAAGCQTLGGLAMLVGQAAEQFRLWTGQEAPLEVMWQAVSRCV, from the coding sequence GTGCAAGGTTTTGGCTATAATGCCGCCGCCCAAAAACACACAACCGGGCGCGATCCAAAAATCGAAGTGACGAAACCCTTGACCCAATTTATCTGCGTTCCCATCACCGAAACCAATCCGGATGCTTTTCTGGCCGCCACGCGTGAAGCCGCGCAATCGGCGGATATGGTTGAACTGCGATTGGATTACTTGAGCGACGAACACCGGCAAACGGTCATTGACCGTTTGCCCGCGCTGATTGCAGAAGTTGCCGGAATCAATTTGCTGTTGACCTTTCGCCCGCGCGAACAGGGCGGGAAATGCGATTTGAGTTTGCAGGATCGTCAGATGTTTTGGCGCACTTTGCCGCTGGAAGTGACAGGCGCAATCCGCTTCGCCGATTTTGAATTCGATCTGGTGGAAAGCCTGGGCCAGCACTCGCCTATTCCGTGGGAGAAGGTGATTTGTTCCTGGCACCATTTCGCTGAAACGCCGGGCGATTTGCTGGCGCGATATGACCGAATGGCAGCGACTCCGGCGGCGGCAGTCAAAATTGCCACGATGGCAAACAAGATTGGCGATTGTCTGCGGACGTTTGAACTCATTGACTACGCGAATGGCAAGAAGCCTGTCATCGCTTTAGGCATGTCGCTGGCTGGTTTGGCAACCAGAGTTTTGTCGCTGTCGCGCGGCGCGATGCTGACGTTCGGTTCGTTGCGGCATGGAACCGAAAGTGCCGCTGGGCAGCCAACCATTGCCGATTTGCGTGATCTGTACCGAATCAAACAACTCAACCGGGACACGGAAATTTTCGGAATCATCGGCAATCCGGTCGGCCATTCGCGTTCGCCGCTGATGCACAATTCTGCGCTGGAACAGCTTAGACGCAACGGCGTTTACCTGCCGTTTGAAGTCGAAGACGCAGGGCGGTTTCTTCAAGATTTCGTTCGACCGGCGACCAAAAAGATTGACTGGCGGTTGCGCGGCTTGAGCGTGACGATTCCGCACAAACTGGCCGTGATGCCCTTTCTTGACCACATTGACGCGACGGCGAAAGCCATTGGCGCGGTCAATACCATCGTTGTCGAAAGCGACGAACTGCACGGATACAACACCGATGTGATTGGCGCGATGAAGCCGCTGGAAGAATTGACTGAGCTTCAAGGCGCGCGTGTTGCCGTCATCGGGGCGGGAGGTTCGGCGCGCGCGATTTGTTACGGTTTGAATCAGCGCGGAGCCGACGTGACAATTTTTGCTCGTAACCTGCAAAAGGCCCAGACACTTGCCGACGAACTCAATACGAAACTTGTCGGCATCGAAACGTTCTCCGGCGATGCCGACATTGTCATCAATTGCACGCCCATCGGCATGTTGCACCACGGCGAAGGCCAGTCGCCGCTGCGCGCCGAAAGTTTGGCAGGCGTCAAGCTGGTTTACGATTTGATTTACACACCGGAAGAAACCGTTTTGCTGCGCGACGCGAAAGCCGCAGGTTGCCAAACGCTCGGCGGGTTGGCGATGCTGGTTGGGCAGGCGGCGGAACAATTTCGGTTATGGACAGGGCAGGAAGCACCGCTAGAAGTAATGTGGCAAGCGGTTTCGCGCTGCGTATAA
- the nadA gene encoding quinolinate synthase NadA produces the protein MKQIVEDRGSGQSSAAVALKRSGVKPIEEYLNLSEEELFARIQAAKMTLGDRVVILGHHYQRDDVICHADLTGDSFKLSQMAAERHQAEHLVFCGVHFMAESADILSADPQQVILPDLAAGCSMADMARLDQVEEAWEQLQQLGITDVMPVTYMNSAANIKAFCGRHEGVVCTSSNALPLFKWAFAQKEKLFFFPDEHLGRNTGIKFGIPLDEMVVWDPRLELGGNTPEQLRQARIILWKGFCSVHGRFQARHVDDRRAEHPGIKILVHPECRYEVVQKSDLNGSTEFIIKTIAEAPAGSKWAVGTELNLVNRLANRHKDKFVTLLAPDLCMCATMFRIAPENLCWSLENLVEGHVVNPIKVDADTAQWAKVALDRMLAIQ, from the coding sequence ATGAAGCAAATAGTGGAGGACCGCGGGAGTGGTCAAAGCAGCGCAGCGGTTGCGCTGAAGCGAAGCGGCGTAAAGCCAATTGAAGAATATCTGAACTTGAGCGAAGAGGAACTTTTCGCGCGCATTCAGGCGGCGAAGATGACCCTTGGTGACCGGGTGGTGATTCTGGGACACCATTACCAGCGCGATGATGTGATCTGTCACGCGGATTTGACCGGCGATTCATTCAAGCTGTCGCAAATGGCTGCTGAACGTCACCAGGCGGAGCACCTGGTGTTTTGCGGCGTGCATTTTATGGCTGAATCGGCGGACATCTTGAGCGCCGATCCTCAGCAAGTGATTTTGCCGGATCTGGCTGCGGGGTGTTCGATGGCCGATATGGCCCGGCTCGATCAGGTTGAAGAGGCCTGGGAGCAGTTGCAACAGCTTGGCATCACCGACGTGATGCCGGTCACGTATATGAACTCGGCGGCGAACATCAAAGCGTTTTGTGGCCGCCATGAAGGCGTCGTTTGCACGTCGTCAAATGCGCTGCCGCTGTTCAAATGGGCGTTTGCCCAAAAAGAAAAGTTGTTCTTTTTTCCGGATGAGCATTTAGGACGCAACACCGGAATCAAGTTCGGCATTCCGCTGGACGAAATGGTGGTTTGGGATCCACGGTTGGAGCTTGGCGGCAACACGCCGGAACAGTTGCGGCAAGCGCGGATCATTTTGTGGAAGGGATTTTGTTCGGTTCACGGGCGGTTTCAGGCGCGGCATGTTGACGACCGCAGAGCGGAACATCCCGGTATCAAAATTCTGGTGCATCCCGAATGCCGCTATGAAGTGGTACAGAAGTCGGATTTGAACGGTTCGACCGAGTTCATCATCAAAACGATTGCCGAAGCTCCGGCGGGCAGTAAATGGGCTGTGGGAACGGAATTGAATCTGGTCAATCGTCTGGCCAATCGGCACAAAGATAAGTTCGTTACGCTCCTTGCGCCGGATTTGTGCATGTGCGCGACAATGTTTCGCATTGCCCCGGAAAATTTATGCTGGTCGCTGGAAAATCTGGTGGAAGGACACGTCGTCAATCCCATCAAAGTGGATGCCGACACTGCGCAATGGGCAAAGGTAGCTTTGGATCGGATGTTGGCGATCCAATAA
- a CDS encoding 3-deoxy-D-manno-octulosonic acid transferase produces the protein MLYSLLYTLAFFALLPYFAYQAIFNRKYLGNLKGRLWLSTVAVDSRPAIWLHAVSVGETLAAKPLIAALRQQFPNHRLVVSTTTMTGQAVARQQIAEADTVFYFPFDWRFTVRRALNAVQPEIVVLMESELWLNFLVECRYRQIPTVVVNGRISDRSFPRSQKFGFFVRRLYGLAARFLMQSQLDAERAIQLGAPADRVSVSGNLKYDIADPTQSPKLIETARQLDGTFALSQTPLIVAGSTSEGEEQVLLAAFAELQKMPGREATRLLIAPRHPERFDTVADLLTASGWNFARRSLANESAPNAEIILLDSIGELAAIYRFASVVFVGGSLVPVGGHNILEAALFAKPIVVGPHMHNFREISKEFLRRDALIELRTTEANQQIRELSQTFAELLSDPHRAEKLGANAHQAIEDNRGATARTVAAIAELLAQ, from the coding sequence ATGCTATACAGCCTTCTTTACACCCTGGCCTTTTTCGCGCTCCTGCCTTATTTCGCGTATCAAGCCATTTTCAATCGAAAATATCTGGGCAATTTGAAAGGGCGATTGTGGCTCTCTACGGTCGCAGTGGATTCGCGTCCCGCGATCTGGCTGCACGCGGTTTCAGTCGGCGAAACGCTGGCGGCAAAGCCTTTGATTGCCGCATTGCGCCAGCAATTCCCGAATCATCGGCTGGTGGTTTCGACAACGACTATGACGGGCCAGGCCGTTGCTCGACAGCAAATCGCTGAAGCCGATACGGTTTTTTACTTTCCGTTTGATTGGCGCTTTACCGTGCGCCGCGCGCTCAATGCCGTTCAGCCGGAAATCGTGGTGTTGATGGAATCCGAATTGTGGCTGAACTTCCTGGTCGAATGTCGCTATCGGCAAATTCCAACCGTCGTCGTTAACGGGCGAATTTCGGATCGTTCGTTTCCGCGTTCGCAAAAGTTCGGCTTCTTCGTCCGCAGGCTTTATGGGTTGGCGGCGCGGTTTTTGATGCAAAGCCAACTTGATGCCGAACGTGCGATTCAACTTGGCGCGCCTGCTGATCGAGTAAGCGTCAGCGGCAACTTGAAATACGACATTGCCGATCCCACTCAGTCGCCCAAACTGATCGAAACCGCCAGGCAATTGGACGGAACGTTTGCGCTCAGCCAAACGCCGTTGATTGTCGCGGGCAGCACCAGCGAAGGTGAAGAGCAAGTGTTGCTGGCGGCGTTTGCTGAATTACAAAAAATGCCGGGAAGGGAAGCGACTCGCCTGTTGATCGCTCCGCGTCATCCGGAACGGTTCGACACCGTTGCCGATCTCCTTACCGCTTCGGGCTGGAACTTCGCCCGGCGTTCCTTGGCGAACGAATCGGCTCCAAATGCGGAAATCATCTTGCTGGATTCCATCGGCGAACTGGCAGCGATTTATCGGTTTGCTTCGGTCGTATTTGTCGGCGGGAGCTTGGTTCCGGTCGGCGGCCATAACATTTTGGAAGCTGCCCTGTTTGCCAAACCCATTGTTGTCGGCCCGCACATGCACAACTTCCGCGAAATCTCGAAGGAGTTTTTACGACGGGATGCGCTGATTGAACTGAGAACAACGGAAGCCAACCAACAAATTCGCGAACTCAGCCAAACATTCGCCGAGCTGCTCAGCGATCCGCAT
- a CDS encoding BON domain-containing protein, translated as MKRVIAVFCFLVALSSLALAQGGEMMKSEKKSSQKASAAKSDADIQKCITDKFAKSEKLSTQGFSATVSNGEATLTGNANNAGSKGAATKIAKSCGASKVTNNITSPPVSKPKKSGDDKSPEKKG; from the coding sequence ATGAAACGAGTAATTGCCGTTTTCTGTTTTCTGGTTGCATTGTCGTCGCTGGCTCTGGCGCAGGGTGGCGAAATGATGAAATCCGAAAAGAAATCCAGTCAAAAGGCTTCGGCTGCAAAAAGCGATGCCGATATTCAAAAGTGCATTACGGACAAGTTTGCCAAATCCGAAAAGCTGAGCACACAGGGGTTTAGTGCGACTGTCAGCAACGGCGAAGCGACGTTGACCGGCAATGCCAATAACGCAGGCAGCAAAGGCGCGGCGACAAAAATCGCCAAAAGCTGCGGCGCATCAAAGGTAACCAACAACATCACATCACCGCCGGTTTCCAAACCCAAGAAATCCGGAGATGACAAATCGCCCGAAAAGAAAGGCTGA